Proteins encoded in a region of the Onychostoma macrolepis isolate SWU-2019 chromosome 20, ASM1243209v1, whole genome shotgun sequence genome:
- the pals1b gene encoding MAGUK p55 subfamily member 5b produces MTEDSGENAEMDMDSPAKLIAQCCSEQTEKIQDDPEEVMMMMMMKEEEEACELTQDTDLNSSSCLTSAQSSTEVIFDGMDVAEEAKSTSEERNTTELEDVLDSLQHLQLCLTDAESQQDVQLLLELLLQSDFQQAFITHRSVAQSMRRLCPPFPLTAHAQQLRDEVESVLQSSKHTEATELTGLLTSLHLQALMEAHDCIAEQELDVETIESVDHDEKTTKLVSLEKTRDMPLGVTVRNEHDCVIISRVVSGGTAEKSNLLSEGDEILEINGVSVRGKSVNDVHNVLSCMHGSLTFLLVPNSQNKISPHRPTVMHVKANFSYDPSEDLYVPCRELGLSFQKGDVLHVTSQDDPNWWQAYRDGHEDQKPLAGLIPGKSFQQHREAMKKTITDRNQEHKGKLWCAKKSKKQRKKLLFNPSKNIEDYTEDILTYEEVALYHQPPNCKRPIALIGPPNSGHDELRQRLLSLEPDRFTGAVPHTTRNPRAHEVNGREYNFVSRQSFESDLAAGKFIESGEFEQNLYGTNTDSVRQVVNSGKICLLCLHPRSLRVLCSSDLKPYIIFIRPSSPPPPPPPQERFSTLLTRGVKKHMPEDVRETLEKVREMEHSYGHLFDAVITNTEQEKSISELLRIINKLDIEPQWVPTAWVS; encoded by the exons ATGACGGAGGACTCGGGTGAGAACGCTGAGATGGACATGGACAGTCCTGCCAAACTCATCGCTCAGTGCTGCAGTGAGCAGACCGAGAAGATCCAAGATGATCCAGAAgaagtgatgatgatgatgatgatgaaggaggaggaagaggctTGTGAACTGACTCAGGACACCGATCTGAACTCTTCCTCGTGTCTCACATCGGCACAGAGCAGCACCGAGGTCATTTTTGATGGGATGGATGTTGCAGAGGAAGCCAAGTCAACATCAGAGGAGAGGAATACAACAG AGCTGGAGGACGTGCTGGACTCTCTGCAGCATCTGCAGCTGTGTCTGACGGATGCTGAGAGTCAGCAGGATGTTCAGCTGCTGCTGGAGCTGCTGCTGCAGTCAGACTTCCAGCAGGCGTTCATCACGCACCGCAGCGTGGCTCAGAGCATGAGACGCCTCTGTCCGCCGTTCCCGCTCACCGCACACGCACAGCAGCTCAGAGACGAG GTGGAGAGTGTTCTGCAGTCCAGCAAACACACCGAAGCCACAGAACTCACAGGCCTGCTGACGTCACTACACCTGCAG GCCCTGATGGAAGCTCACGACTGTATTGCTGAGCAAGAATTGGATGTCGAAACTATTGAATCCGTGGACCACGATGAAAAGACCACCAAACTGGTTTCCCTGGAGAAAACTCGTGACATGCCTCTG GGTGTGACCGTTCGGAACGAACATGACTGTGTAATCATCAGTCGGGTGGTGAGTGGCGGGACGGCTGAAAAAAGCAACCTGCTCAGTGAAGGAGATGAAATCCTGGAGATCAATGGCGTTTCAGTCCGTGGAAAAAGTGTTAATGATGTTCACAACGTTCTG TCCTGCATGCATGGGTCCCTCACGTTTCTCCTCGTCCCAAACTCTCAAAACAAAATATCTCCTCACCGACCAACTGTG ATGCATGTGAAGGCAAACTTCAGCTATGACCCATCTGAGGACCTATATGTGCCATGTAGAGAGCTCGGCCTCTCCTTTCAAAAGGGAGACGTCTTACACGTCACCAGCCAGGACGACCCCAACTGGTGGCAGGCGTACCGGGACGGACATGAGGACCAGAAGCCCCTCGCTGGCCTTATACCTG GGAAGAGCTTCCAACAGCACAGAGAAGCCATGAAGAAAACCATTACAGACAGAAATCAAGAGCATAAAG GAAAACTTTGGTGTGCAAAGAAAAGCAAAAAGCAACGGAAAAAACTCTTGTTCAACCCTAGTAAGAATATCG AGGATTACACTGAGGATATCCTGACCTATGAGGAGGTGGCACTGTACCATCAGCCTCCCAACTGCAAGCGCCCCATCGCTCTGATTGGTCCACCCAACAGCGGACATGATGAACTGAGACAAAGACTGCTCTCTTTAGAGCCTGACCGATTCACCGGTGCTGTTCCAC ACACCACACGAAACCCCCGCGCTCATGAGGTCAACGGCAGGGAGTACAACTTTGTATCACGACAGAGCTTTGAATCTGACCTGGCTGCAGGGAAGTTCATCGAGTCGGGCGAGTTTGAACAGAACTTGTACGGCACAAACACAGATTCAGTCAGACAGGTTGTCAACTCAGGAAAAATCTGTTTGCTGTGTCTGCATCCCAGG TCCCTGCGAGTGCTGTGTTCCTCAGATCTTAAACCATACATCATCTTCATCAGGccttcttctcctcctcctcctcctcctcctcaggaGCGATTCTCCACCCTGCTGACCAGAGGAGTGAAGAAACACATG CCTGAGGATGTGAGAGAGACCTTGGAGAAAGTGCGTGAGATGGAGCACAGCTACGGTCACTTGTTCGATGCGGTCATCACAAACACTGAGCAGGAGAAGAGCATCTCTGAGCTGCTGAGAATCATTAACAAACTGGACATCGAGCCGCAGTGGGTCCCTACAGCCTGGGTCAGCTAA
- the LOC131526833 gene encoding anti-sigma-I factor RsgI2-like isoform X2, with the protein MASAEDVGAKRQMFYEIECVIDDCDTEVGYKPLSDSDELDDSAEEEEPREEDIDSSEEWEPLRRSKLKRNSSSSPSSSLPRRRGRPPKSALKPSPAAPVMARMPKSTPAISLPRRRGRPPKDKSKAKLFPKPSPYPTIVPKPPPYATLIPNSSIKFGPHSTSTFTLSSNFTPITLTNAASSIKLNPNSTPILISNPASTFKLSPNSTAASHQAPIATLICTPTSTGLLLDGDTNEIRAVKEEEAWEENVDAIEEWPITKKESLVRSESPNAKRQRLSSPILQSTTPPRTDRPLKHSSKTTPSPLPELAPIATSDHVPTSQPTPTTIDEPLTAIPTSDPNPNPAPIRPRADSDLDGDSDEISDSGREEELWEEE; encoded by the exons ATGGCATCGGCGGAGGATGTCGGAGCGAAAAggcaaatgttttatgaaatCGAGTGCGTTATAGACGATTGCGATACTGAAGTTGGATACAAACCCTTGTCAGACAGCGACGAGCTCGACGATTCGGCGGAGGAGGAGGAACCGCGGGAAGAAGA TATTGATTCTTCTGAAGAATGGGAGCCTCTCAGGCGCTCAAAACTAAAGAGGAACTCATCCTCCTCGCCTTCATCGTCTTTACCACGCCGGAGAGGACGGCCACCTAAAAGTGCTTTGAAACCCTCCCCAGCAGCTCCAGTAATGGCCCGCATGCCAAAAAGCACCCCAGCCATCTCCTTACCTCGACGGAGAGGCAGACCGCCTAAAGACAAATCTAAAGCCAAACTCTTTCCCAAACCCAGCCCGTATCCAACGATAGTGCCTAAACCCCCCCCTTATGCCACGCTGATCCCTAATTCCTCCATTAAATTTGGCCCTCATTCCACATCCACCTTTACACTTAGCTCTAATTTCACTCCTATAACCCTTACCAATGCCGCCTCCTCCATTAAACTGAACCCTAATTCCACACCCATACTCATCTCTAATCCCGCTTCCACTTTTAAACTCAGCCCGAATTCCACAGCCGCCTCCCATCAAGCACCGATAGCCACGCTCATCTGTACACCAACATCAACAGGGCTTCTGTTAGACGGCGACACCAATGAGATCAGGGCGGTGAAGGAAGAGGAAGCGTGGGAAGAGAA TGTGGATGCTATTGAAGAATGGCCTATTACAAAGAAAGAAAGCCTAGTGCGTTCAGAATCGCCAAATGCAAAGAGGCAACGACTCTCATCTCCGATCCTTCAATCCACAACACCTCCACGGACAGACAGACCCTTGAAGCACAGTTCAAAAACTACCCCTAGTCCTCTGCCTGAACTTGCACCCATAGCCACTTCTGATCATGTGCCCACCTCTCAACCGACTCCCACAACCATCGATGAACCATTGACCGCTATACCCACATCTGATCCCAACCCTAATCCTGCACCCATCAGGCCTCGGGCCGACAGCGACCTTGATGGTGACAGCGACGAGATCAGTGATTCGGGGAGGGAAGAGGAACTGTGGGAAGAAGAGTGA
- the LOC131526833 gene encoding mucin-5AC-like isoform X1, giving the protein MASAEDVGAKRQMFYEIECVIDDCDTEVGYKPLSDSDELDDSAEEEEPREEDIDSSEEWEPLRRSKLKRNSSSSPSSSLPRRRGRPPKSALKPSPAAPVMARMPKSTPAISLPRRRGRPPKDKSKAKLFPKPSPYPTIVPKPPPYATLIPNSSIKFGPHSTSTFTLSSNFTPITLTNAASSIKLNPNSTPILISNPASTFKLSPNSTAASHQAPIATLICTPTSTGLLLDGDTNEIRAVKEEEAWEENVDAIEEWPITKKESLVRSESPNAKRQRLSSPILQSTTPPRTDRPLKHSSKTTPSPLPELAPIATSDHVPTSQPTPTTIDEPLTAIPTSDPNPNPAPIRPRADSDLDGDSDEISDSGREEELWEEDLDSGDDWNPLLESPDRSKSPASAQSPRIGNPPTPTSSGPIDKLSISTSKPASEATPTPTFEATTYPAPEATPTTNHNSAPAPIPSPAPTLPRKRGRPRKHALKPNLILKPTPDPAPTTLANSLPAADSTPVTISDPSADPIPASSLDPATNPAISTNSEPNPEPASTSEAIPQPASTEEKWKPVSTPYALSCSALDSPWTKVDIKPDKWLDITNEDEEPVLPNFSPKRPPGPQLTTDATYTPLQLFQLFFTNSAVKTIVRNTNSNAEKRVKAGKKFVWVPLTVAEFYSYMALVVYMGLVKAKSIADYWARKRMYNFSYPQSIMSRARFQAISWNLHLCDPQEDEENNKKKGTVGYDRLLKIKPLYTDVLSACRNHFHPNREILVDERMVATKARNGLKRYMNDKPTKWGYKLFVLADSSCGYTWNFFVYEGKTSTSSGKGAGYDSVMRLLDHKVLGEGYTLYMDNFYTSPTLFLDLLKNDILACGTLRHASTLPKANDLSGRSELGSIRWFRQGPLLFVKWMDGREVLMCSSIHKAFTGDTVTRNAKGSDGVWRTRLIPVPSAVKDYSKYMGSVDLSDSLIEYYNILHKTTKWYKTFFFHFLDIAVVNGFILHQELAKAQNKLPLNHKLFRETLVSELARAGRGAKDPSTSATPVSTRKLAHVPSTPTETNETLSDTESSPPASPAQTERCYPEYFGSDATHGRRVCVMCKLQGNKVKTPIYCSHCKVALCFVSSRNCFKKWHMDYHLEDL; this is encoded by the exons ATGGCATCGGCGGAGGATGTCGGAGCGAAAAggcaaatgttttatgaaatCGAGTGCGTTATAGACGATTGCGATACTGAAGTTGGATACAAACCCTTGTCAGACAGCGACGAGCTCGACGATTCGGCGGAGGAGGAGGAACCGCGGGAAGAAGA TATTGATTCTTCTGAAGAATGGGAGCCTCTCAGGCGCTCAAAACTAAAGAGGAACTCATCCTCCTCGCCTTCATCGTCTTTACCACGCCGGAGAGGACGGCCACCTAAAAGTGCTTTGAAACCCTCCCCAGCAGCTCCAGTAATGGCCCGCATGCCAAAAAGCACCCCAGCCATCTCCTTACCTCGACGGAGAGGCAGACCGCCTAAAGACAAATCTAAAGCCAAACTCTTTCCCAAACCCAGCCCGTATCCAACGATAGTGCCTAAACCCCCCCCTTATGCCACGCTGATCCCTAATTCCTCCATTAAATTTGGCCCTCATTCCACATCCACCTTTACACTTAGCTCTAATTTCACTCCTATAACCCTTACCAATGCCGCCTCCTCCATTAAACTGAACCCTAATTCCACACCCATACTCATCTCTAATCCCGCTTCCACTTTTAAACTCAGCCCGAATTCCACAGCCGCCTCCCATCAAGCACCGATAGCCACGCTCATCTGTACACCAACATCAACAGGGCTTCTGTTAGACGGCGACACCAATGAGATCAGGGCGGTGAAGGAAGAGGAAGCGTGGGAAGAGAA TGTGGATGCTATTGAAGAATGGCCTATTACAAAGAAAGAAAGCCTAGTGCGTTCAGAATCGCCAAATGCAAAGAGGCAACGACTCTCATCTCCGATCCTTCAATCCACAACACCTCCACGGACAGACAGACCCTTGAAGCACAGTTCAAAAACTACCCCTAGTCCTCTGCCTGAACTTGCACCCATAGCCACTTCTGATCATGTGCCCACCTCTCAACCGACTCCCACAACCATCGATGAACCATTGACCGCTATACCCACATCTGATCCCAACCCTAATCCTGCACCCATCAGGCCTCGGGCCGACAGCGACCTTGATGGTGACAGCGACGAGATCAGTGATTCGGGGAGGGAAGAGGAACTGTGGGAAGAAGA TCTTGATTCTGGTGACGATTGGAACCCTCTTCTGGAAAGTCCAGATCGTTCAAAATCACCTGCATCAGCTCAATCTCCAAGAATAGGCAACCCCCCTACACCCACATCATCAGGACCGATAGACAAACTCTCTATATCCACGTCTAAACCTGCTTCTGAAGCCACGCCCACACCCACTTTTGAAGCCACCACTTATCCCGCCCCTGAAGCCACTCCCACGACCAACCATAATTCCGCTCCCGCACCCATCCCTAGTCCAGCACCCACATTACCACGAAAGAGAGGCCGGCCCCGAAAGCATGCTTTAAAACCCAACCTCATACTTAAACCAACCCCTGATCCTGCTCCTACAACCCTCGCAAATTCATTACCAGCTGCTGATTCCACTCCCGTAACCATCTCCGATCCCTCCGCTGATCCCATTCCGGCATCAAGTTTGGATCCCGCTACCAATCCCGCAATCTCCACCAATTCTGAACCCAATCCCGAACCTGCTTCCACATCTGAAGCTATCCCACAACCCGCTTCGACCGAAGAGAAATGGAAGCCCGTCTCAACTCCTTATGCACTGTCATGTTCTGCCTTGGATTCACCTTGGACGAAAGTTGACATTAAGCCAGATAAGTGGCTTGACATCACCAATGAGGATGAGGAACCGGTACTTCCGAATTTCTCTCCCAAGCGGCCTCCAGGTCCACAGCTCACGACGGACGCAACGTATACACCCTTACAGTTGTTCCAACTCTTTTTCACCAACTCTGCAGTCAAGACAATCGTCCGAAACACCAACAGCAATGCCGAAAAGAGAGTGAAAGCTGGAAAGAAGTTCGTCTGGGTACCTCTAACCGTAGCCGAGTTCTACTCGTATATGGCGTTAGTTGTCTACATGGGACTGGTGAAGGCGAAGTCAATTGCAGACTACTGGGCGAGAAAACGAATGTATAACTTCTCGTACCCGCAATCCATCATGTCCCGAGCGAGGTTTCAGGCCATCTCCTGGAATCTTCACCTCTGTGATCCTCAGGAGGACGAGGAGAACAATAAGAAGAAAGGCACTGTGGGTTATGACCGGCTGCTCAAAATCAAGCCTCTGTACACAGACGTTCTTTCAGCGTGTAGGAATCACTTTCACCCCAACAGAGAGATTCTGGTAGATGAGAGAATGGTCGCTACCAAAGCTAGGAATGGACTCAAGAGATATATGAATGACAAACCAACTAAATGGGGCTACAAACTCTTCGTTCTTGCCGATTCGTCCTGCGGGTACACCTGGAATTTCTTCGTGTATGAAGGAAAGACTTCAACGTCGTCGGGGAAAGGCGCTGGGTACGATTCGGTAATGAGACTACTGGATCACAAGGTCCTCGGCGAGGGTTATACGTTATACATGGACAATTTCTACACCAGCCCGACTCTTTTCTTGGATTTGTTGAAGAACGACATCCTCGCTTGTGGCACGTTGCGACATGCCTCCACTTTACCGAAGGCCAATGATCTGAGCGGAAGATCTGAATTAGGATCCATCCGTTGGTTTCGACAAGGTCCTCTTCTGTTCGTCAAATGGATGGATGGGAGAGAAGTCCTCATGTGTTCCTCGATTCACAAGGCGTTCACGGGGGATACTGTCACCAGGAACGCTAAGGGTTCTGATGGGGTTTGGAGAACACGTCTAATTCCTGTTCCATCCGCTGTGAAGGACTACAGCAAATACATGGGAAGCGTTGATCTCTCAGATTCCCTAATAGAGTATTATAACATCCTCCACAAAACCACAAAATGGTACAAGACCTTCTTCTTTCATTTTCTTGACATCGCAGTGGTCAACGGTTTCATCCTTCACCAAGAATTGGCGAAAGCTCAGAACAAGCTTCCTCTCAACCATAAATTGTTTAGGGAAACTCTTGTTTCTGAACTTGCACGTGCCGGCAGAGGTGCCAAAGATCCCTCAACATCTGCCACGCCAGTCTCCACTAGAAAGTTAGCACACGTGCCGTCAACCCCTACTGAAACGAATGAAACTCTGTCCGACACGGAGTCGTCTCCCCCAGCCTCACCTGCCCAGACGGAGCGATGCTATCCAGAGTATTTCGGTTCTGATGCTACACATGGGAGGCGAGTTTGTGTGATGTGCAAACTGCAAGGAAATAAAGTCAAGACTCCCATATACTGCTCCCACTGCAAGGTGGCATTGTGCTTCGTGTCGTCACGTAACTGCTTCAAGAAATGGCACATGGATTATCACCTGGAAGATTTGTAG